CTTccaatttcttctttctcttgtgTGCTTTGGTTTGTTAGGTGGGAAGGCTGGAACAACAATGCTGCAGGTAAGGAACTATGGAAGtttcattatatttatggaTAAAAGGGTACTCTTGACATTGGTTTTGGCATCCATTTTTATACAGGACCAAAGGCATATATGTGTGACACTGGCATCCTATAGCATATATTTTGCATGGAGTCTGATATAAAGAGTTTGAAAGCTTTGAACCCTTGAAATATTAGGGTCAAATGGGAGAAGAGATTGGAGGAGTGaatattaagaatatatatacttataaatGAGACCATAAGCCATGCATATAGGCTGTCACTTGGTTTCATTTTGATGGAAATCAAAACTAGAGATTCTCGTTCATGCTCAAATTGATTGCATCTTCGTGTAGAATATTGGGGATGTTTCTCCCATTCTAGCTAGATTCAAGAGTCACATTGAGCACAAAAGCCACTTCACTAATTGATTTGGTAATGCATAAGCGGGTGAGAGAACATATCATTGCCACATTTTAGCCTTCCAATGTTCCATTCTTTTCTCACACAAAGCCCTTTTTTTGGTGGTGTTTTTGGgctttttccaaaacaaggtgGATAAGAAACCACACCAAATGCTTCATCTCCCAAGTGATGTCCTTCCACATGATATATCAAAATGCTTGGACGACGATGGCCGCCCAAAAAGAACAGGTAATTAATCCCCTCATTTTTGCCTTCCCAAGTTAGATATTTCGTCTCTCTTtgttgaagaaaagaaattcatGTTCCTGTTTCCTGATTCTTGATATGAACTAGGAACTGTTTGGACTGCAAGTGCCCACATAATCACATCTATTATCGGATCCGGGGTGCTTTCATTAGCATGGGCTGTAGCTCAGCTAGGATGGATTGGTGGACCAACTGTAATTCTCATGTTCGCAGTTGTAATGTGTTATACTTCATCTCTACTAGCAGACTGTTACAGGTCAGGTGATCCCATATCTGGAAAGAGAAACTATACTTACATGGAGGTCGTTCAATCCAATCTTGGTGGAGCAAAGGTCAAGATATGTGGCATAATCCAGTACTGCAATCTTTTCGGAATCACGGTTGGATACACTATTGCAACATCTGTAAGCATGATGTGAGTCGAATTTGATTCAAGTTAGTATGTATGTTTTAAACATGGGGGGATCGTGATCTTTGTATTATTGACTCTGTTGAATTCCAATCTGCAGGGCAGTTATGCGGTCTAATTGTTTCCACAGGAGTGGCAATAAGAACCCATGCCATGAGTCGAGCAACCCTTACATGATCATGTTTGGCATTATTGAAATCGTGTTGTCTCAGATTCCAGACTTCGATCAAATATGGTGGCTCTCTATTCTTGCCTCCATCATGTCCTTTACTTACTCTTCAATAGGTCTAGGCCTCGGGGTTTCTACTGTTGCAGGTATGTATTTGCTTCTATAATCTTTGTGAGCTTGGAAACTCAATGCTTTGCACTCAACCTGATTCACCTCGATTGAAAATGGATGACCAGCAAATGGAACTTTCAAGGGTACTCTCACCGGAATAAGCATCGGAACCATCACAAGAACACAAAAGCTATGGAAGTGTTTCCAGGCTTTGGCTAACATAGCATTTTCATACTGCTATTCATTTGTCCTCGTTGAAATTCAGGTATATTTCTCAGCTCATAAGTGAATCCAGCATAAAAGTTTTCAGGTTTTGAGCGAGGAATAACTTTCTTGACAGGACACAATCAAGTCCCCTCCGTCAGAAGCAACAACAATGAAAAAGGCCAACCTGATAAGTGTAGCGATAACAACATCTTTCTATATGCTTTGTGGCTGCATGGGCTATGCAGCTTTAGGGGATCAAGCTCCTGGAAACCTCCTCACTGAGTTTGGCTTCCGTGATCCATTTTGGCTCATTGATATTGCCAACATCGCCATAGTAATCCACCTTGTTGGAGCTTACCAAGTCTTTTCTCAACCAATTTTTGCCTTCATTGAAAAATGGTTGTCCAAGAAATGTCCAAGTAGCACATTTATCACCAAGGAAATCAAGGTTCCAATACCATGCTGGGGAGTCTATAATCTAAACCTCTTTAGATTAGTATGGAGATCGGCTTTTGTTATGGTAACCACCCTTGTATCAATGTTGCTCCCATTCTTCAATGACGTCTTGGGAATAATAGGGGCATTCGCGTTCTGGCCTCTTGCTGTTTACTTCCCCGTCGAGATGTATATCGCTCAGAGAAGGATACCAAAATGGGGTGTCAAATGGACTTGCTTTCAAATGCTGAGTCTGGCGTGTCTTATGATCTCTATTGTAGCTGGAATTGGTTCAATCGCCGGTGTTGTGACCGATCTTAGGGCTTACCAGCCGTTCAAGACTAGATACTAGGAGCTAGCTCGTTTAGCACGACCGTACCTTTAGAAAACATGTTCGCATAACAGGAATTAGTGTGCAAATAAGAGGTTTCAACTTCAAATGTAAAAAGAAACACTAAATTCTGAAACCTCTTTCCATGCACCTTCCTGCAAGAGCATCTTACTCCCAACTTGAATAAGATAAGTTCTTATCTGCAACATCTTTTCTATCATTCAAAATTCGAATTAAGTTCTGTAAGTGGAAACTAATTAATTTCTATAAGCTTATAAAAGTTTTTGCTTGTCTTGGAGATACGGTTTAGTCAATTGGATGTGTTGGTCCAATATATGGGCGTGCTAGAACAATTTAATGGTAAATAATATTGGTCTAGTCTTGTTTGAAAGGCTGATCACCATTGCAGCAATAATCAGTCTACACCTTATGGGATGTGTTTACTGGTCTCCTGACCATTCTCCATCGATGTGTGTGGTAGATATTGTAACGGTATTGATATAATTTGCCCGAGACCTTTACCACTCATCATCTTGGTTCCGCACTAAACACTCTAAAAGCTCTTGCTTGAAAAACTTGGAGAGGCAGAAACCAGTGCCATCCTCGGCATCGACACCACTGGCATCTGCATCGGCCACCGCTACCCTCATAGCCGATCGTCACTAGCCTCCCTGACATATACACGTTACTGCAATCACCTCCACAACCGGTTCTAGCTGCTCTCATCTCCACCATTATCATTCATTTTTGGCAAGGCGCCAATGAGATCCATTGCATTTCAATTTTATGGTCCCTTTGGATATACCATCACTACTGTCATCTCATTGATGGTCTCACTGCTTCAATTCCATCATGactctttctcttttctatttctGGCACCAGCACCACCATTGCAGTCACTACCAACATTATTTCAAGTTTGTATAATTCCCTTCTCCATTTAGACTTGTCATCATGACTCCtcgattttttttattgccttTCACCTGGTTTTCACTCTCTAATTTCTCGCCTATCATctatttttttgctttgaagCAATAAAAAAACAGATATTTAGCCCCATGGGGTGTGTGAGAAATAATATTAAGGGTTTGAATGTTCCCAAACCCAAATCCTATGCAATGTTGCActtttaccaaaatgctcttatgcacataaatgattaattctCCATATTTTCTTAACCTTTGTACCAACAAAGAATATGAGCTCAAGTGGGAACACTAGGACCTATAAGAAAATACGAGTTCtctcataatctaattctaaaattaaCTCAAAATTCCATTAAAGAGAGTTAAATGAACTCTAGTATTCTATTTCATTACATCAAGATAagaattgatttaatttaatttaatcaatttcccCAATGTTGacttactatccattgcatgtagACTTCTCATGAACTAATGTCTGTAATTTAATGAGGTAGAgactatcaacc
Above is a genomic segment from Vitis riparia cultivar Riparia Gloire de Montpellier isolate 1030 chromosome 7, EGFV_Vit.rip_1.0, whole genome shotgun sequence containing:
- the LOC117918617 gene encoding amino acid permease 4-like isoform X2, producing MLQVDKKPHQMLHLPSDVLPHDISKCLDDDGRPKRTGTVWTASAHIITSIIGSGVLSLAWAVAQLGWIGGPTVILMFAVVMCYTSSLLADCYRSGDPISGKRNYTYMEVVQSNLGGAKVKICGIIQYCNLFGITVGYTIATSVSMMAVMRSNCFHRSGNKNPCHESSNPYMIMFGIIEIVLSQIPDFDQIWWLSILASIMSFTYSSIGLGLGVSTVAANGTFKGTLTGISIGTITRTQKLWKCFQALANIAFSYCYSFVLVEIQDTIKSPPSEATTMKKANLISVAITTSFYMLCGCMGYAALGDQAPGNLLTEFGFRDPFWLIDIANIAIVIHLVGAYQVFSQPIFAFIEKWLSKKCPSSTFITKEIKVPIPCWGVYNLNLFRLVWRSAFVMVTTLVSMLLPFFNDVLGIIGAFAFWPLAVYFPVEMYIAQRRIPKWGVKWTCFQMLSLACLMISIVAGIGSIAGVVTDLRAYQPFKTRY
- the LOC117918617 gene encoding amino acid permease 4-like isoform X1, producing MVEEHLFSNSVMKKAAIHIGLWTQVDKKPHQMLHLPSDVLPHDISKCLDDDGRPKRTGTVWTASAHIITSIIGSGVLSLAWAVAQLGWIGGPTVILMFAVVMCYTSSLLADCYRSGDPISGKRNYTYMEVVQSNLGGAKVKICGIIQYCNLFGITVGYTIATSVSMMAVMRSNCFHRSGNKNPCHESSNPYMIMFGIIEIVLSQIPDFDQIWWLSILASIMSFTYSSIGLGLGVSTVAANGTFKGTLTGISIGTITRTQKLWKCFQALANIAFSYCYSFVLVEIQDTIKSPPSEATTMKKANLISVAITTSFYMLCGCMGYAALGDQAPGNLLTEFGFRDPFWLIDIANIAIVIHLVGAYQVFSQPIFAFIEKWLSKKCPSSTFITKEIKVPIPCWGVYNLNLFRLVWRSAFVMVTTLVSMLLPFFNDVLGIIGAFAFWPLAVYFPVEMYIAQRRIPKWGVKWTCFQMLSLACLMISIVAGIGSIAGVVTDLRAYQPFKTRY